The nucleotide sequence tacaaataaatataaataaaacaatacacaatataaaagtaaacttgagcaattatatccaagtgaatgtgcaaagggaaacagtcttcgatcagcaatcgtggaatgaactgccaactattccagcatgttttatgcagcagatgcctttccagccacaacccaatattggaactcacccatacacactcattcacacacactcatacactacagtcaatttagcttattcaataataaacataacaaaaactgcctgctaatgcatgggttaatcttcaaagggaacagtgtcacattttaacctctttcacctcatcctgcttgctgtttcactatctaaacaatgaaaacataatataagtcaaatttgtttcattttgatatttgatttaccctgtctcttttgcagaatatcagttttaataaccaataatggccattataacagtataacgtacattaaatttaaacgataaaggtcagcaatcagtcaatgtgcagaatcagtgtatgtggttacataaattaatatattagcttatttttgcactcagccaaaacagttaactgagaacaagtgattcaaaagacataagaattgttagatagagacaacaagatgaattcaatatcacgtttaacaactatagtgagatgagatcacccagcagatgaactgtctgacatgcactatactctgacctggggtttatgctcacccgctgaactagtggctgcagctctgggcagagagtgtgtggtcacgtgatttgcgtttttagccgtgtactagaatgaacagagaacttttcagaatcgctaaatgaaacgccggtgtatttcccgcgatttctctgcgccttccttgcgtttcttctctctgactctcgactattttgacaaatacacacagacgacgcacgctcacacggagtccaaaataggagtttgtgattgggccagcccaatgtcaataccgaaaagagccaatgggctgcagagtgtcacatggaccggcccggtctgtctgtccgggaaaaaaagcatctactttcagagagtcacagatcacagcaacGTCAATCAATAAGgtagaaaaaaacgataggctgctaagccttttatgggccgatcaaatcataagtcgatgatcagcccggcccaaaaagtacgtcggcccaccgggaaagtgcccggtctgccagatggcaagtccgcgCCTGCGCGCGAGGATTATATCGGTGGCGGcacgcacacagggcttctacatgcggggattgtttacatcagagtgcgcatcagttctgcgcagcatatacgcagtgtttcttcaagcggttgatggaaaataagctaaggcgcgttctaagaatataaattcggatctattatttttcacggtattttgaagtgcccgcgataacaatatcgtgcatattcattaccgtgatttatcgcattaccgaataccggcacaagcctaaaatgtatatatacacacacacacacacacacacacacacatatatatatatatatacacacacacacacatatatatatataaacacacacacacatatatatatacacatacacacacatatatatacacatacacatatatatatatatatacacacacacatatatatatatatatacacacacacacacatatatatatataaacacacacacacatatatatatacacatacacacacatatatacacacacacacatatatataaacacacacacacatatatatatacacacacacatatatatatatatatatatacacacacacacatatatatagtttgtcaaaatttttctgtgatttttctttttttaaaatatttcccaaattatattgaACAGAtggaggaatttctcacagtatttcctctaatatttgttcttctggagaaagtcttatttgttttatttcagctagaataaaagcagtttttaattgttttaaagccattttaaggtcaatattattagcccccttcagcaataatTTTtgattacagaacaaaccatccttaatGACCTGCCTAATTGCTCTAACCTAATTacccctagtgaagcctttaaatgtgactttaagctgaatactagtgtcttgaagaatatctagtctaatattatttactgtcatcatgacaaagagaaaataaatcagttattagagatgagttattaacactgttatgattagagatgtgttggaaaatctttctgttaaacagaaattggggaaaaatatacagtggggctaataattaattatatatatatatatatataaacacaattttaTGATTTAACGTTAAAAATAacgtttaaatgttatatttttaatgattactAGCCTGAATGagtaatattcattctttttcttttttcggcttagtccctttattaacccggggtcaccacagcggaatgaaccgccaactaatccagcacgtttttacgctgcagatgcccttccggctgcaacccatctgtGGCAAACTGAATGACTAATATGTACTGGGATAGTCTGTTATTCCATTGAACAGCTACTTGGTTATCCCATAGCGGGCCCGTACCCAGCCTGGTATAAGGGgtctttttctcaaaatgtggacctttttgcagttattcacctcatttacAATATATGAGACGTAAATACTGTATTATAGGGAccttttaagcactattttagctggattagcctGTTAGGTCGTCATCATAGTGACACatttaatgtaccaaaatatttcctaaagatttagaataaagaaaaatgaaaaaatacttattaaaataaaatacatatttattagatCATAAATCATTAGAATAAAACAGGAATCTGCtgaagaattaaattaaaaactgtagcctaatGTAGCCTGTAGCATACCAACTGGCCAGAACATTCAGACTTGGGCTAtttgaacaataaaaaattaaaacataataataataaaagagcttCACAGTTtctctagcctctcttgtaaaaaagcaCATTTGATTTGACTGAAAATTCACGGATAACAAAAATAGCCAAATTAGATTTCAAATGAATTTTAATataggattctgcttggtcttaaagcctttttcagtGGATGTATGATGTATAGCAGTCAATGagtatgatggcatagcagtcaaaataagaaaaATTAGCTCATGTacgggacaaattctggacctctGTCATTGAGGGgagggtctttcaaaccacccgaacccccctggctatgggcctgaataGTTACCATGAATAAGGTTCAAAATGGGATAATTTTGACACTTACCAGTACtttttttcaggttggagctggaatTCATGTGTATGCTGCGATGTCAGTTCAATGTACAGCGTGCATCGCGTTATCAGACAATTGttgttgacatcttggagtgAAAACAGGCTGAACTTAACTCTTAACATATTTAATCAGAAGAGTACTGATTTTACTCTAatcatttacttgagtaagagtaaaagtacacatatttaaaCGTACTCAAAAATACACGTTACCCAAtcattttactcaagtaaatgtaacgaagtaaatgtaGCTCGTTACTATCCACCtctgtgcgcgcgcgcgcgcgcgtgtgagagagagagagagagagttcagcTCAGTGTCATGCAGATTCTGAAGAGCAGATCAGACTATCAGAAATGAAGGACACAGCTGAGCGCTGGACAGGCCTGAGTGCCGTCTGTAGCGCAGTGGTTTCAGGAGTTACAGCGCTCAGTCACTCCATCATAACTGATCAGCATCTGCTCTCACTGAGCGTCTGCATTCAGCAcggcactctctctctctcacacacacacacacacacacctgctgattCTCATATAATATCTGATGTTAATGTTCTTTCCTCGTGTTCAGCTCCACTGTCCTTCAGTGAGCGTTACAGATGAGCTTCTGTATCTGCGCTTCTGCCGTCTCCATACTGCTACATCATAtctgcatttattaaaaaagagtgtgtgtgtgtgtgtgtgtgtgtgtgtgtgtgagggatgCTGTGGTGATGGGCCGACTCACTCCTTTGTGTTTGTCCTGATGTGAGTAATGTGGCTGTATAGTGTACAGATGTGTGCAGATGTGTAAGTTCGCACTGCAGCTCAGAGATCAGCGTGTGGGTCTGATGAGGACACCGATACACTGATGAGCTCCAGCAGTTATCTCATGAGTTACAGCTGATTCTTCCTGGTTGAAGATCAGCTTAAGATATAAACGGGCCGCTATAGCTCTACACATTAAACCTGTAGAGTGTTTAAAGCGTCGTGTTTATTCTACattgtgtcgtgtgtgtgtgtgttatctatAGCTAAATGTGAATATGGGGTTGTCATATTTGTCTTCTTATATTTTCACATTCCGTGCTGCTGTTCTGTCACtgttaaatataaacatataaagatGAGCCGCTTCCTCTGTCTGTTACTgaacaacattatttttttaatttttttattatgcaaaaatgagaATATACAATCACAGTACATTCAAAAGAGAATGGAAAGCCAAAGGGAAATCATTATAGTAAAAAGAAGCAACAACAAGAGCAACAACTTACTGAACAACATTATAAACACGGGACTTCCTCTCGCTGACGCAAATGGCGCGTAGTGATGACGACACCGAACCGGAAGTGAAGGAGAATTCCAGAAAGAGCGGCGGCACTACACACACTGATCTCCTGCGACAACAATCACAGCAATAATACCGACACATACCGCATTACAGCGGAAACACAACCGAGCGACACACACCGCAGTACAGCGGAACACACAAGCGAGCGACACACACCGCAGTACAGCGGAACACACAAGCGAGCGACACACACCACAACCGATCATGACGACCATCGACTACAGTGTGTGGGATCATATCGAGGTGTCCGATGATGAGGACGACACACACCCGAACATCGACACGCCGAGTCTGTTCCGCTGGAGACAccaggtatacacacacacacacacacacacagtggcggATTATAAccgtaagcagccgcttagggctcCAGGAAGTCTGCGGGTGTTCTGTCGGTTTGTCCTCCCTGGTCGTGTCCTGCCTCCCCAATAAGCAGCAGCTCATTCTGATGACGCAATATGCTCCCCATCAGATTTAGCGACCAGTGTAAATGTTAATTTACCCTAACCTATTGAGGTAAaggtggttttatattcgcacattcgttcagtgacagctccatacattgtttaccatggtactttgaatattcaattgaaatcacatgcaagtatgacttcaaaacaacatcagcactatttcATTGACTGTGAACATTGCTGTACTTTGATGGttgttggctgctaatatgattttactatttagaatttccaataatacttttctgagattatattattaatgagacagactgaatgtgcgaatataaccaactttacctcgATCCAGATCCCTAACCCAACATCAGAAGCAGTGGAATACAGTGTTGTAGCCTCATCTGACGGGTATGgtaaatgtcaggacaccggcccCCAATACAGATCTAGAAGTATAAACGACACCTGTAAACTATATTTAACGCTGCTGTCGGTCATATTTTGCATGGTGAGAGTCAAACCCatgtttaatgtaattaattattatctTATATCAGatcaaatgtaatattattataataatgtgatgttatttaataataataatagagaatAATATGATTACATCTGAATAAATGTGTCCTCCACCGCTGATCATGGAGCGCTCCAGCACACAGTTATATCTGACACAGGTATTAATTTAGTGGTAAATTCATTTGATGAAAACTAATCATCAAAAATAGAGAGAAAAGACGTCTGAGTGACAGAAAAACAGATCAAcacaagaataaataaagaaaaggagCATTTTAGGACTATTGATGGGCCCCCGAATCACTGAATCCACCcctacacactcacactcacacacacacacacacacacagtgtgtgGTTATGGTGATGATAGTGAGGGTGTTCTCCACACCGCAGGGAACGGCAGTAGCTAAAGCTGCAGAAGGAGATCTGGGCAGATGCTAACTTCAGCGTAAGAGTGTTGAAAACACAGGCCCctccctgctgtccaaagccacgccccTCTGAATTCATGAACGTGCACCGAGTCGATGACCATAGACCAGCTTATCCAGAGTTGAAGTCGTGCTGCAGTACAGTGTTGAGTTACTCCAGTAATGAGTAGCTTTATATGGTCAGTAATGCGTCATGTTCCTCTCCCTGAGCCGGCGGACGCCTGATCTCCCTCTGAACTTGTGTCCTGTTCTTCCTTCCTTTTATTAGAGGAGCTCTGCGATTAACAGCACACTGGATAACCTGCAGCTACAGGGCCAGAGCTGAAGCCCTCTACTGTAGACTATGAACAGCCCACACTGTATATATGGGTCAGAGAGGCATTCCAGTTGGGTTAAATTAGGGAGAGGAACAGGACACAAACCTGTGACATAACCCggacacattaaacacacacacacacacacacacacacacacacacacgaggagaaTGTTACCTGAGCGCTTCCTGAGCCAGAGCTCACAGCGGTGTGTTTGCTAATGCAGGGCTGTTGGTCTTGAGTACACTCACTGTCTGTTCCCACTGTAGTCCCCTTCTCCTGTCCTGCATGTGTTGAGACTGGATCTGGCCGTTCTGCAGTCAGAAGAGTCTACAGTACTGTATAATACTGCAATGATAAACCCAAAGCCTCTGGATAAACCCATATATCGAGCACAgcttcagttgtgtagcaagccaACGCTGTCATAATGTGtgatgtctgtctgtctctgagcGCACCTGTCTGTCTCTGAGCGCACCTGTCTGTCTCTGAGCGCACCTGTCTGTCTCTGAGCGCACCTGTCTGTCTCTGAGCGCACCTGTCTGTCTCCTTCTCTGCAGGCGCGGGTGGAGCGGATGGAGGCGTTCACACAGAAGGGTGTGGAGCTGGAGAAGAGCCTGATGGAGAGCCGGAGGAGGCTGGTGGAGGCGCAGCGGCGGGTGCAGGAGCTCagttcctcctcctcctcctcctcgtccTCTGAGCTGAGCCGTGCGCAGGCAGAGGAGAAGCAGCTGAAGAAGGAGGAGCGCAGCCTGCAGAGGAGGATGGAGGAGCACCGGGCGGAGGAGAAGAAGATGCCCTGGAACGTGGACACACTCAGCAGAGAGGGCTTCagcaaggtacacacacacacacacacacacacacacacacacacacacacactcagcagagAGCCCCCTGAGGACCCCAGCGTGTGTTTCAGAGTGTGGTGAACGTGAAGccggagcagaagcaggagacggaggaggagaaggaggagaaACACAAGACCTTCGTGGAGAAACACGAGAAACAGATCAAACACTTCGGTGAGtaaagacgtgtgtgtgtgtgcgcgcgtgcgcgtgttggttttgctatacttgtgaggaccAACTATTGAGAAACAACCAATGTTGTGAGGACATTTTTCTTTGTGAGGACATTTTAGGTGGTCCTcacaaataaaatgctttaatggCCTCCAAAGGGCCTATACTTGATGCTGTGCAAATTTCAGCAAAAGTCCTCACAGCAATAGTAAAACTGAAATTTGGTGTTTAGCCTTGTGTCCGCGAGCTCCCCCATCGGTCACACACGTGTACTGCAATCTTAAATCTCGGGAGGAGGAGCATGAGTGAGAGCGGATTTTTCCTATTGGACGACAGCTCCCTCGCTGGGGAATTTTTGTGATTGGCCATTTCAGTCCCATTACTACACTGTGGAGGGGGAAGAGGAGAGGAATGCCTGAAAACACgattaaactaaactaatgaGACCGGTTGGCAAACTGAAATGTCATGTTTGTAATACTACCTCACGAAAATTAACCAACTGAAGTCAATTTGCCAATAAACACGTTACTACACGTTTACTACATTAAAACCTTGGTTAATTTACTGCTggatttaatgtaattacatatgaaattatacatCATTAAAATGGTTCATCAAGACTCCATAATAACACCCTTATAATGTTAAAGTGAATGTAATTCCTATCTGGAGCCTTTGAAAAGCCTTTAGTTTCATACGAGCATCAGCCGCATTAGTGAAAGCACTCCTATATGATCGCCATGACATCGCGTGACAAAACTGCACCTCTCGACACttaatgaacaataatgaaaTGTTTAGTGTCTTACCTTGTCTGATGTTATAACTCTAGAAGCTGACTGTGCTGTTTCGTCGCCTTAGTTTCCAGTAAAGTCAAAGATAAAGTCTGTAAATTCTCTTTGCAAAGCCGTGTCCTGTTTATGAACAAAGGTTCGTTTAAAATGACTCTAGCGAATCAACGTCAATGATTCTAGcgagtgaatcagtgaatcaattaaGCGTTCGTAAAGACGTCCGTTCATTCTAGAAAGCATCGGTTGTTCAAACAAATCAATTCAACTCAACTAATGATTCTGTGATGAAATTGACTCGATTTACTTCACTCGCCGTTTAGTTtcgatattttaatgtataatttcatgtttcatctatataaatttatattaatcgtTAATTAAATAAGATCTTAATTAACATTAATCTCAACATGAATCTATGAATGTCATTGCACTCATTCTACCTGAGCCTCACTGAACGTCTGAAAATACATAATATCTACAACTTATCAAATGTTTTTCACCCTAGCCCATCAGTCACCAGCAGCCTTAGTAcatcaccatattttacagttgaatTTACATATTAACAGATGATATTTACACTTGTGCAAATGCCTAATGCTGTAGAGGTgttataaatgttgaaataaaatacattaaagtacatataataaacaaacaataatatagGCACTATAGGAGTAGTGAAAGTAGAATACTGCTTTTAAGGAGCATTTGTTTCAGAGGGAGGCTTGGGGGAAGGAGCTGCTTCTGTGTGAGCTTCTCTGAAGCGCTGGGCATTCCTAGTGTTTACTCAAAATAGACTGTCTATACTGTTACAGGTTAACATAACCAAAAGTAGATAGATTTATAGAGCACATGCACACCATTAGTGCTGAACAGCCGTTCACTAGAGATGTGGTGTGGAGGAAAGATGTACAAAACTGCAGGGTGAGAGTGAAGTGTGCCCAGTGAGAGAAATGAAAAGAGTAAGAAGAGTAATGCAAGGTAAACTAAAGCATTCAAACACTCTTCCAGTCAGGTGTGATGTCAGCTCTGTGTCAAccttatttaaaaacaaccaaggttGATCAAAGTATTTCACAAAGTACAACACTAAAAccgtaatataatacataataaatcacaattatatatatatatatatattataaaacactGGTAGAGTTGTCGTGTCCTCAACTAAGGTTGCCAGCCGCCCTGTATTAGCCGGGACATCCCATATGTTGAGCTTGCCTGGTTTGTCCTGTATGTGATTTCCCATGTCTTGTTTATTGGTTGCTCCACAGATTGAAGCAGCAGTGGTGTTGAGAAGGCTTTACTGATTTagcttttagttttaaatgttttatataatgtacagtacagaatgtatcctttaaacagtaaatgtaaatatgatgcaaTGATGGAGTGCATATGCTAATTTGCATGGCTGCACTAGTCAAATTATGTCACATATTTCATAGCAGTAAAGTTGGCAACCCTGTCCTCAACTTGACAGAAAAAGAGACGATTTAGAGTCCTTGAGAGTTCAGGCAATTCTAAAATGAATGACGAGCTGCTTTACAAGTGATGGTCAGCTACAGCAAAGGCCTAACCACCTCTGGTGATGAGCCTTAGTTTAGGCTGCTAGTTCTGTTGAAGCAGACTGGCTGTGATATACCGTGTACACACTGATCCAGCACAACATTATGACCACAGACAGGTGAAGTGAATAACGCTGATCATCTCTTCCTCAAGGCACCTTTTAGCAGGTGGTATATATTAGGCAGCAAGagaacattttgtctttaaagttgATACGTTAGAAAGGAAAATGGACTAGTGTAAGGATTTGAGTGAGTTTAATAAGGGCCATAGTGTAATGGCAAGATGACTGGGTCAGTGCATCTCCAAAACTACAGCTCTTGTGAGGTGTTTCTGCAGTGGTCAGTTCACTCATCTAGTGAAATCTGTTCAAGGAGGGAACAGTTGTGAAGCGCAACTTATCACAGGCAGCCAAGGCTCACTGATGCTCATGGGAGTAAACGCTGGCCCGTGCTGTCTGACCCACACATGACTGCTGAAGAAGTTAATGTGGTTCTGATAGAAAGGCCACTGAATATACAGGACATTCCACTGAATGGGTAACATTTATGTCCCCAgaatattaaatttataaaaatgcattaaattaactcaaaaatgcattttagtaACAATCAAAGAGTCTTCAAATTtaacaaactgcaaaatttagaataaataattaaaatcattattaaaaactatGTAGAACACTAAAAAAGAGCAGCTGCTGCATGTCACCACTCTCTGCTTCTAACATttgctaaaatatattgtttaaaatccttccaaattagtttttttttttgcatttacatgcagttttataTCCAATCAATGAtttcctatttaaaataaataataaatctgaacatttttgataaaatacacattttagccGTGTCGCCAGGTTTTCACTCATTACTGTTACCCTAACACATTTACCCCTTTGATTAACTTGGGACATTCCATAAGGCATATTTTCAACAGGAAGTTGCATCATCCAGATCTTTTAAAGGCCATGGGAAAACAAAGGGGAAAGTCttctcatttattaattcattttaaaaatacatatcttTGATAAACCGCTAAAACTTGCTCCATATCCTCATGCTATTAGCATGTGTGCCATGTGGCTATTAGCATGAATTTGATAATTTTATGCTGAAAACTCACCCCTCAGACCCTCAGTCCCGTTACT is from Danio aesculapii unplaced genomic scaffold, fDanAes4.1, whole genome shotgun sequence and encodes:
- the cdc37 gene encoding hsp90 co-chaperone Cdc37, giving the protein MTTIDYSVWDHIEVSDDEDDTHPNIDTPSLFRWRHQARVERMEAFTQKGVELEKSLMESRRRLVEAQRRVQELSSSSSSSSSSELSRAQAEEKQLKKEERSLQRRMEEHRAEEKKMPWNVDTLSREGFSKSVVNVKPEQKQETEEEKEEKHKTFVEKHEKQIKHFGE